GTCGGGATGAGCTTCAGCTACAAGTACGACTTCGGCGACGGATGGGAGCACACGCTGGACGCAGAGGACATCAAGCCAGTGCCGGAAGGTCATTCTGCATGTGTGGCGTGCTTTGGTGGCGAGCGCAGTTGCCCGCCCGAGGACGTGGGCGGCATGGACGGCTTTAGGGAGTTCCTCGCCGCGATCGTCCAGCCCGAGCATCCCCGGCATAAGCGAAACCGCAGATGGGTCGGCCGCCAGTTCGATCCGGAGGGCTTCCATCTTAAAGCGATCAACCTCGAGCTGGGCAAGTACGCCCGCTGGTCACGGCCGAGACTGGTGGATCAGGAGCTGTTCGTAGGAGAGTTCTGAATCAGGGCAGGCCACAGCAGACCGCTCGGACGTCTGCTCGATGATGATCGGATGCCATCGTGCACAATAGAGGTACGGCTCAAGCCAAGCTGAGGACTGAATAATCGGGCCTTTGCGTCGCGGAGCCGACGCGATAAGCCTCTTGGACGAAATGTACAAGATGTGCCGAGCAGTTCAGGGATCACTTCTTAAGCCCTTGGTTATCATACGTGAAGCTCGATCGTGATTATTTCCTGGACTTGGCGCGGGGGGCATTCGAGACCCAGCCGCCGCGGCCGTTCCATGGGCTCATCGTTCTGGTTCGGCGACGGACCCGCCACCCGGGTGGATCACGATTCGATGGCGATGCTGGTTTCGAGGATCTGGTCAACCGTGGCTTGACCATCGCGGACGGCCATGCAGGCTCGGAGAACGTGTAATTCGAGCATCATCAGATCGTGTGGGAACTCGATTCTCATCGCTGCCACGACCCGAGTCAGCAGATCGGCGGAGATACCGGCTTCCCGGGCGGCGCTCTCGTAGTCAAAGTACTCCATGTGCCTCATCTCCTACAGTTCGGGAGGAGCCACGATCTCGACCGTTGGCAGGCCGGCGAGCGTGTTGATCTCATTACTCGAATGAACCAATGTTGTGGAGCTGGCAGGTGTGAATGAGGCGTGTCCTTCCGGCAAGCCTGCGTAGTGTGATTTTTTCCGGCGCGGTCAGTTGGAGCAGGTGGGCGTGATGCTCTC
Above is a window of Phycisphaerae bacterium DNA encoding:
- a CDS encoding plasmid pRiA4b ORF-3 family protein, which translates into the protein MPPANPPDTAYTLKITLTESKPTIWRRFYVPRQITLDRLHDVIQIVMGWDEKHLHCFTINGQRYTETPEDMEMEGQEEGDFKLCDVVPRVGMSFSYKYDFGDGWEHTLDAEDIKPVPEGHSACVACFGGERSCPPEDVGGMDGFREFLAAIVQPEHPRHKRNRRWVGRQFDPEGFHLKAINLELGKYARWSRPRLVDQELFVGEF